A window from Enterocloster bolteae encodes these proteins:
- the cbiD gene encoding cobalt-precorrin-5B (C(1))-methyltransferase CbiD: protein MGDSYIYKNQKKLRWGYTTGTCAAAASLAAAVMLLRGRRMEQVSLTTPKGVRLDLEVEEMETGENCVCCGVRKDAGDDPDVTDGLMVYSQVRLPDADSGGAGDAREAGDNTEAGDDRNACGDYVYEKDGLRLILSGGVGVGRVTQCGLSCEVGKAAINPVPRQMIFEQVAGVCRESGFKGVLSIEIRVPEALKVADKTFNSRLGIQGGISILGTSGMVEPMSETALLDTIRLELRQRIRKGEKNLLVTPGNYGESFVGTVLGLGLGQAVKCSNFIGSTIDMAVEEGAESMLLIGHGGKLIKLAAGIMNTHSSWADGRMEILAAHGAACGAKRELVEQIMEAVTVDEGLRLLETEDGLREQVMKRVMARLEQHVKRRAGGRLRAEVIVFTNERGILGATTGADDMLLYFTNRLRNR, encoded by the coding sequence ATGGGAGATTCGTACATCTATAAGAATCAGAAAAAATTGAGATGGGGATACACCACAGGTACTTGTGCGGCAGCGGCTTCCTTGGCAGCTGCCGTTATGTTGTTGCGGGGCAGGAGAATGGAGCAGGTGTCCCTGACAACGCCAAAGGGAGTCCGGCTGGACCTGGAGGTGGAGGAAATGGAGACGGGGGAGAACTGTGTCTGCTGCGGTGTCAGAAAGGATGCAGGTGACGACCCGGATGTGACGGACGGGCTTATGGTGTATTCACAGGTCCGGCTGCCGGATGCGGACAGCGGCGGCGCCGGAGATGCGAGAGAGGCCGGAGATAACACAGAGGCCGGAGATGACAGAAATGCCTGTGGGGATTATGTGTATGAGAAAGACGGATTGCGGCTGATTTTATCCGGAGGAGTGGGAGTGGGAAGGGTAACCCAGTGCGGTTTGAGCTGCGAAGTGGGAAAAGCTGCCATTAACCCGGTCCCCAGGCAGATGATATTTGAACAGGTGGCCGGTGTGTGCCGGGAATCTGGTTTTAAGGGAGTGCTTTCCATTGAAATCCGTGTGCCGGAAGCCCTGAAGGTGGCGGATAAGACCTTTAACAGCCGTTTGGGAATCCAGGGAGGTATATCCATACTGGGGACCAGCGGAATGGTGGAGCCCATGAGCGAGACAGCCCTCCTTGATACCATCCGGCTGGAACTGAGACAGAGGATCCGAAAAGGGGAGAAGAACCTTCTGGTGACACCGGGAAATTACGGTGAGAGCTTTGTGGGCACTGTACTTGGCCTTGGCCTTGGGCAGGCCGTGAAATGCAGCAATTTCATAGGCAGTACCATTGACATGGCGGTGGAAGAGGGGGCTGAGTCCATGCTGCTTATTGGCCATGGAGGAAAGTTAATCAAGCTGGCAGCCGGTATTATGAATACCCATTCCTCCTGGGCAGACGGGAGAATGGAAATCCTGGCAGCCCACGGAGCTGCCTGCGGCGCAAAAAGAGAGCTGGTGGAACAGATTATGGAAGCAGTGACCGTGGACGAGGGGCTGCGCCTTTTAGAGACAGAGGACGGCCTGCGTGAGCAGGTGATGAAGCGGGTGATGGCGCGGCTGGAGCAGCATGTGAAACGGCGGGCCGGCGGACGTCTGAGGGCAGAGGTTATTGTATTTACCAATGAGCGCGGGATACTTGGGGCAACCACCGGCGCAGATGATATGTTATTGTACTTTACGAACAGATTAAGAAATAGATGA
- the cmk gene encoding (d)CMP kinase, producing MEYFNIAIDGPAGAGKSTIAKLAAKRLGFVYVDTGAMYRSMALYFIRQGISPEDEEAIAGACGQVEVTIRYADGVQQVILNGEDVSGLIRSEEVGRMASATSVYRPVREKLVQLQKQLAREADVIMDGRDIGTCVLPDAPAKIYLTASVEIRARRRFRELEEKGTACDIREIEKDIEERDYRDMHRENSPLRQAEDAVLLDSSHMTIEQVVDSIIRIARERGYEG from the coding sequence ATGGAGTATTTCAATATTGCCATTGATGGTCCGGCCGGCGCCGGCAAAAGCACCATCGCAAAGCTGGCTGCCAAAAGGCTGGGGTTTGTATATGTGGATACGGGAGCCATGTACCGTTCCATGGCCCTGTATTTTATCAGGCAGGGTATATCGCCGGAGGATGAGGAGGCCATAGCCGGGGCCTGCGGCCAGGTGGAGGTTACCATCCGCTATGCGGACGGAGTCCAGCAGGTTATTTTAAACGGAGAGGATGTATCGGGACTGATCCGGTCAGAGGAGGTGGGGCGCATGGCTTCCGCCACCTCTGTGTACAGGCCGGTCAGGGAGAAACTGGTCCAGCTCCAGAAGCAGCTGGCCAGGGAGGCAGATGTAATCATGGACGGCCGGGATATCGGCACCTGCGTGCTGCCGGACGCGCCGGCTAAGATTTATCTGACTGCTTCCGTGGAAATCCGCGCCAGACGCCGGTTCAGGGAACTGGAGGAAAAGGGAACAGCCTGCGATATCAGGGAGATTGAGAAGGACATAGAGGAGAGGGATTACCGGGACATGCACCGGGAGAACTCGCCTTTAAGGCAGGCAGAGGACGCTGTGCTCCTGGATTCCTCCCACATGACCATCGAACAGGTGGTGGACTCCATCATACGCATAGCCAGGGAGCGGGGGTATGAGGGATAA
- the cobM gene encoding precorrin-4 C(11)-methyltransferase, protein MIHIVGAGPGAVDLITVRGQKLLSEADVVIYAGSLVSRDLLGWARQDARIYDSASMDLEQVMEVMEQAERDGLTTVRLHTGDPCLYGAIREQMDGLDARGIKYDICPGVSSFCGAAAALGMEYTLPGISQSVVITRMAGRTPVPERESIGKFAAHGSTMVIFLSAGMTGELSEELVKGGYPGDTPAAIVYKATWPDEKVVRCTVATLEETADREGIHKTALIVVGNTVAQTGYERSKLYDPAFTTGFRAGREIVPGKLEPGTLYVVGMGPGEKKQMTGQALEVMGRCQVIAGYTVYVDLVRGLFPQKEFLTTAMTREEERCRKAFECCMEGKNTAMICSGDAGVYGMAGLILELAQQYPGVRVRIVPGITAACAGAAVLGAPLMHDFAVISLSDRLTPLEDIWNRVEAAAQADFVICLYNPASKGRPDFFRQACSRILKYRAEDTVCGLAVNIGREGEEMEVLTLEELKDRRVDMFTTVYIGNSHTRQIGPYMVTPRGYRYEGN, encoded by the coding sequence ATGATACATATAGTAGGAGCAGGTCCGGGGGCGGTTGATTTGATTACGGTCCGCGGACAGAAACTTTTGTCAGAGGCAGATGTGGTCATCTATGCGGGTTCCCTGGTCAGCCGTGATCTTCTGGGCTGGGCCAGGCAGGATGCAAGGATTTATGACAGTGCCTCCATGGACCTGGAGCAGGTTATGGAAGTGATGGAACAGGCGGAACGGGACGGTCTTACAACGGTGCGCCTTCATACCGGGGATCCCTGCCTCTACGGTGCCATACGGGAACAGATGGACGGACTGGACGCCAGGGGGATAAAATATGACATATGTCCCGGGGTCAGTTCTTTCTGCGGAGCCGCCGCAGCCCTTGGAATGGAATATACCCTGCCCGGTATCAGCCAGAGTGTGGTAATAACCAGAATGGCCGGGAGAACACCGGTGCCGGAGCGTGAATCCATAGGGAAATTTGCTGCCCACGGCAGCACCATGGTGATATTCCTGAGCGCAGGCATGACGGGAGAGCTGTCAGAGGAGCTGGTAAAGGGCGGATATCCGGGAGATACCCCCGCAGCCATTGTATATAAGGCGACCTGGCCGGATGAGAAGGTGGTCCGGTGTACGGTAGCCACATTAGAGGAGACAGCAGACAGGGAGGGCATCCATAAGACCGCCCTTATTGTGGTGGGGAATACTGTGGCCCAGACAGGTTATGAGCGCTCAAAGCTTTACGACCCCGCCTTTACCACTGGATTTCGTGCGGGCCGGGAAATCGTCCCGGGGAAACTGGAGCCGGGAACACTCTATGTGGTGGGAATGGGACCCGGAGAAAAAAAGCAGATGACAGGACAGGCGCTGGAAGTGATGGGCCGGTGCCAGGTCATAGCCGGTTATACGGTCTATGTGGACCTGGTAAGGGGATTGTTCCCCCAGAAGGAGTTCCTGACCACCGCCATGACCAGGGAAGAGGAACGGTGCCGGAAGGCGTTTGAATGCTGCATGGAGGGAAAGAATACAGCCATGATTTGCAGCGGGGACGCGGGGGTCTATGGAATGGCGGGCCTTATACTGGAGCTGGCTCAGCAGTACCCCGGCGTCAGAGTCAGGATTGTGCCGGGAATTACGGCTGCCTGCGCAGGGGCAGCTGTTTTGGGAGCACCGCTGATGCACGATTTTGCTGTCATCAGCTTAAGCGACCGGCTCACACCCCTGGAAGACATATGGAACCGGGTAGAGGCAGCGGCCCAGGCTGATTTTGTCATATGCCTGTACAATCCGGCCAGCAAGGGACGGCCTGATTTTTTCCGGCAGGCGTGCAGCCGGATTCTAAAGTACAGGGCAGAGGATACCGTATGCGGGCTGGCTGTGAACATTGGCAGGGAAGGGGAAGAAATGGAGGTCCTGACCCTGGAGGAGCTGAAGGATCGCCGGGTGGACATGTTTACCACGGTTTATATCGGCAATTCCCATACCAGGCAGATTGGCCCCTATATGGTAACGCCCAGAGGTTACAGGTATGAAGGAAATTAA
- a CDS encoding bifunctional 4-hydroxy-3-methylbut-2-enyl diphosphate reductase/30S ribosomal protein S1: MDRKVTVAKSAGFCFGVERAVDQVYEQIEAVKNKKASGPIYTYGPIIHNEEVVRDLSDKGVMVLETEEELRALPRNQGTVIIRSHGVSRHVYEILKERNVAVVDATCPFVKKIHRIVAEHSAAGEAVVIIGSPDHPEVEGIKGWGNEHTTVIMDGEGVDNYRLPEGRKLCIVSQTTFNYNKFKELVEKFLKKGYDSSVLNTICNATQERQVEAARIASQVDAMIVIGGRHSSNTQKLYEICLKECKDTFYIQTLGDLDPDSVSSVRSVGITAGASTPRKIIEEVHTRMAEQSFAELLKEEEESTKPIRTGEIVTGQVIEVSKDEIILSIAGNKSEGVITRDEYSNDSNVDLTTKVQIGEEMEAKVIKLNDGVGMVSLSYKRMAADRGNKRLEEAFENQEVLTAKVAQVLDGGLSVEVEGARVFIPASLVSDSYEKDLSKYAGQDIDFVITEFNPKRRRIIGDRKQLLVAQKAKLKEELFARIQPGDTVDGTVKNVTDFGAFIDLGGADGLLHISEMSWGRVENPKKVFKAGDQVRVLIKDIQGEKIALSLKFPEANPWVNAADKYAVGNVVYGRVARMTDFGAFVELEPGVDALLHVSQISREHVEKPADVLRIGQEIEARVVDFNEADHKISLSIKAMLAPAAQDADVADVDIDAMSQYTEE, translated from the coding sequence ATGGACAGGAAAGTTACAGTTGCAAAGAGCGCCGGCTTCTGTTTTGGCGTGGAACGGGCAGTGGACCAGGTCTATGAACAGATAGAAGCCGTGAAGAACAAAAAGGCATCCGGCCCCATCTACACCTACGGTCCCATTATCCACAATGAGGAAGTGGTCAGGGATTTGTCGGATAAGGGGGTCATGGTCCTGGAGACAGAGGAGGAGCTGAGGGCCCTTCCAAGAAACCAGGGAACGGTCATCATCCGCTCCCACGGCGTCAGCAGGCATGTTTATGAGATATTGAAGGAGAGGAATGTGGCTGTGGTGGATGCCACCTGTCCCTTTGTAAAGAAAATCCACCGCATTGTTGCGGAGCACAGCGCGGCCGGGGAGGCGGTGGTAATCATCGGAAGCCCGGACCATCCGGAGGTGGAAGGAATTAAGGGATGGGGGAACGAACATACTACGGTTATAATGGATGGGGAGGGGGTAGATAACTACCGTCTGCCCGAGGGCCGAAAGTTATGTATCGTGTCCCAAACGACATTTAATTACAACAAATTTAAAGAATTAGTTGAAAAATTTTTAAAAAAGGGTTATGATAGTAGTGTTTTAAATACGATTTGCAATGCAACACAGGAAAGACAAGTGGAGGCAGCAAGAATTGCTTCGCAGGTGGACGCTATGATTGTGATTGGCGGCAGGCATTCTTCCAACACCCAGAAGCTTTACGAGATATGCCTCAAGGAGTGTAAAGACACCTTTTACATTCAGACACTCGGCGATTTAGATCCTGACAGTGTATCTTCTGTGCGCAGCGTAGGTATTACAGCTGGGGCATCCACCCCAAGAAAAATTATTGAGGAGGTTCATACCAGAATGGCAGAGCAGAGTTTTGCAGAGTTATTAAAGGAAGAGGAAGAATCAACCAAACCAATACGTACAGGAGAGATAGTCACCGGTCAGGTCATCGAAGTCAGCAAAGATGAGATAATACTGAGTATTGCAGGTAATAAGTCCGAGGGAGTTATCACCCGTGACGAATACAGCAACGACAGCAACGTGGATTTGACCACAAAAGTACAGATTGGTGAAGAGATGGAGGCCAAGGTCATTAAGCTTAATGACGGCGTAGGCATGGTTTCCTTATCCTATAAGCGTATGGCAGCTGACAGAGGCAATAAGCGTCTGGAAGAGGCATTTGAGAACCAGGAGGTTCTGACAGCAAAGGTAGCACAGGTATTAGACGGCGGTTTAAGCGTTGAGGTTGAGGGCGCAAGGGTATTTATCCCGGCCAGCCTTGTATCTGACAGCTATGAGAAGGACCTGTCCAAGTATGCAGGACAGGATATTGATTTTGTTATCACAGAATTCAATCCTAAGAGAAGAAGAATCATCGGCGACAGGAAACAGCTTCTGGTTGCACAGAAGGCGAAGCTGAAAGAAGAACTGTTCGCAAGAATCCAGCCAGGCGATACCGTTGACGGAACCGTTAAGAACGTAACCGACTTCGGCGCATTCATTGATTTGGGCGGTGCAGACGGACTTCTTCATATTTCCGAGATGAGCTGGGGCCGTGTTGAGAATCCTAAGAAGGTATTCAAGGCAGGGGATCAGGTAAGGGTACTGATTAAGGATATCCAGGGAGAGAAAATTGCCCTGAGCCTTAAGTTCCCGGAGGCTAATCCATGGGTCAACGCAGCTGACAAGTATGCGGTTGGCAACGTGGTATACGGCCGTGTGGCACGTATGACTGATTTCGGCGCGTTTGTTGAGCTGGAGCCAGGTGTGGACGCACTGCTTCATGTTTCTCAGATTTCCAGGGAGCATGTTGAAAAGCCTGCTGATGTTTTAAGAATTGGCCAGGAGATTGAGGCAAGAGTGGTAGACTTTAACGAGGCTGACCACAAGATCAGCTTAAGCATCAAGGCTATGCTGGCACCTGCTGCACAGGATGCGGATGTGGCTGACGTGGACATTGATGCCATGTCACAGTACACAGAAGAATAA
- the cobK gene encoding precorrin-6A reductase, producing the protein MKEIKKSVILFAGTTEGRLLAEYLQELDQPFVICVATGYGRDLLEDISRPDENGCMEIRQGRLDVTEMERMFDELRPELVIDATHPYAVAVTQNIKMACSKRKGLRLLRCLREPGAGDNRPGVIHMPDVEAAAAWLSSVEGNILVTTGSKELAIYTRIRDYDQRVYARILPSAEAVAQCRSLGFEGRHIIAMQGPFSEEMNLVQLREYGCAYLVTKDGGAAGGFSEKIKAAHRAGAAAVVIDRPGSGEGISLDDIKGQLKEWMDHEKKGSIYG; encoded by the coding sequence ATGAAGGAAATTAAGAAGAGTGTCATACTGTTTGCCGGGACCACGGAGGGAAGGCTGCTGGCGGAATATCTTCAGGAGCTTGACCAGCCCTTTGTAATCTGCGTGGCTACCGGATATGGAAGGGATTTGCTGGAGGATATAAGCAGGCCGGACGAGAACGGATGTATGGAGATACGCCAGGGGCGCCTGGATGTCACGGAAATGGAACGTATGTTTGATGAACTGCGGCCGGAACTGGTCATTGACGCCACCCATCCATATGCGGTGGCAGTAACCCAGAACATAAAAATGGCCTGTTCCAAACGAAAGGGCCTGCGGCTTTTAAGGTGCCTGCGTGAACCGGGGGCCGGGGACAACCGGCCGGGAGTCATCCATATGCCGGATGTGGAGGCAGCCGCTGCATGGCTGTCCTCTGTGGAGGGAAATATTCTGGTGACCACAGGCAGCAAGGAGCTGGCTATCTACACAAGGATAAGGGATTATGATCAGAGAGTGTATGCCAGGATCCTGCCCTCGGCGGAGGCCGTGGCCCAGTGCAGGAGTCTGGGCTTTGAGGGCCGCCATATCATTGCCATGCAGGGACCATTTTCAGAGGAAATGAATCTGGTACAGCTCAGGGAATACGGATGTGCGTATCTGGTGACCAAGGATGGGGGCGCAGCAGGAGGCTTTTCAGAAAAGATAAAGGCAGCCCACAGGGCCGGGGCAGCGGCAGTGGTGATTGACCGGCCGGGCAGCGGGGAAGGCATATCCCTGGATGATATAAAGGGACAGCTAAAGGAGTGGATGGACCATGAAAAGAAAGGAAGCATATATGGATGA
- a CDS encoding LytR/AlgR family response regulator transcription factor codes for MNIAVIDDSIDEARQLAGFISTYCSDTHTCQQTTIFNTAADFLRCWQRGSFDLIFIDIFLRNETSGIRIAERVRRDDDSCTIVFTTSSTDFALKGYEVRALDYMVKPIRYDKFSQTMEYFLSVSRRKQSHYIEVKESRIMQKIPIDSILYTDYSNHYIQIHLPDKTVRTYMRFEDFSGMLLIYSQFICCYRNCIINMDKVFSMEKSEFILTTGEHLPITRTMRSQIHQQYADYQFSKLNGGIG; via the coding sequence GTGAACATTGCAGTCATCGACGACTCGATAGATGAGGCCCGTCAGTTAGCCGGCTTTATATCCACCTATTGCTCCGACACACATACCTGCCAGCAGACGACCATCTTCAATACCGCCGCCGACTTCCTTCGCTGCTGGCAAAGAGGCAGCTTTGACCTTATATTCATAGATATTTTTCTCCGGAATGAGACCTCCGGTATCAGAATCGCTGAAAGGGTCCGCAGGGATGATGATTCCTGTACCATCGTGTTCACCACCAGCAGCACCGATTTTGCCCTGAAGGGATATGAGGTCCGTGCGCTGGATTACATGGTAAAGCCTATCCGCTACGACAAGTTCAGCCAGACCATGGAGTATTTTTTGTCTGTATCCCGCAGGAAGCAGAGTCATTATATAGAGGTAAAGGAAAGCCGCATCATGCAGAAGATTCCCATTGACTCTATCCTTTACACCGATTATTCAAACCACTACATACAAATCCATCTTCCAGATAAGACGGTCCGCACTTACATGCGGTTTGAAGATTTTTCCGGTATGCTCCTTATATACTCCCAGTTCATATGCTGCTACCGGAATTGCATCATCAATATGGACAAGGTTTTTTCTATGGAGAAATCAGAGTTCATTTTGACAACCGGAGAGCATCTGCCTATTACCAGGACCATGCGGTCGCAGATTCACCAGCAGTATGCAGATTACCAGTTCTCCAAGTTAAACGGAGGCATAGGATGA
- a CDS encoding GHKL domain-containing protein: MSFAQIQLISVILAEIIFIIVPFLAVFRREWRYSMSKTTGILMGYLFFVYFLGLTCFSPFLSRPWLELAWSCTTMTTNILVCKWMVRTDWPVNIYSLFLFKNFTDTAGYCADLSNASASLNKSSSLITGDKLLSNLIFLFLMVWVAYYILHKYLTKAVEYTRLLPVWKYLAAIPVLFFIMFRLASRSLAPARMLQHHPDMIFFAVCWFACIYTVHYVSLRILSRLSESYAAKEQYRTTRLLASVQKSQMATLQYNLEQFKKARHDYRHHLITLKGLLEQKETEFALEYINDYLGTYATLDTTQYCQNPSSNALLNYYIQTAQSQGIAVNSSICLPQSLPVPEIDFCTILGNLLSNAVEACQRQTQGTPSITINIGQAGESMIALSIQNTYSHLIRMKDGRFLSSKREDMGTGTTSVRYLVERYHGILKFDYSNGIFEASLLLNPAMK; this comes from the coding sequence ATGAGCTTTGCACAGATACAGCTGATAAGTGTGATTTTGGCCGAAATCATATTCATTATCGTTCCCTTTTTGGCGGTATTCCGAAGGGAATGGCGGTACTCTATGTCAAAAACTACAGGTATTCTTATGGGATACCTGTTTTTTGTATACTTTTTAGGCCTTACATGCTTCAGCCCTTTCCTGTCCCGGCCCTGGCTGGAGCTGGCGTGGTCCTGCACCACCATGACCACCAACATACTTGTCTGTAAATGGATGGTGCGCACAGACTGGCCTGTGAATATCTATTCCCTTTTCCTTTTTAAGAACTTCACGGATACCGCCGGATACTGCGCGGACCTGTCCAATGCCTCTGCTTCCCTTAATAAGAGCAGTTCCCTTATCACAGGAGACAAATTATTAAGCAATCTTATTTTTCTGTTTCTCATGGTCTGGGTGGCCTATTACATCCTGCACAAATATCTGACCAAAGCAGTGGAATACACACGGCTTCTTCCGGTCTGGAAATATCTGGCCGCCATCCCGGTGCTCTTTTTCATCATGTTCCGCCTGGCATCCCGTTCACTGGCACCCGCACGTATGCTTCAGCATCATCCTGACATGATTTTTTTTGCTGTCTGCTGGTTTGCCTGTATCTACACGGTCCACTATGTGAGTCTGAGGATTCTGTCCCGGCTGTCTGAAAGCTATGCGGCCAAGGAGCAGTATCGGACTACCCGGCTGCTGGCCAGTGTCCAGAAATCCCAGATGGCCACGCTCCAGTATAATCTGGAACAATTCAAAAAAGCGCGCCACGATTACCGCCATCATCTCATCACGCTCAAGGGGCTTTTGGAGCAGAAGGAGACAGAGTTTGCCCTGGAATACATAAATGACTATCTGGGCACCTATGCAACCCTGGACACCACCCAGTACTGTCAGAATCCTTCCTCCAACGCGCTGCTCAATTACTACATACAAACAGCCCAGTCCCAGGGTATCGCAGTAAACTCCTCCATTTGCCTGCCTCAGAGCCTTCCTGTGCCGGAGATAGACTTCTGCACTATCCTGGGCAACCTTCTCTCCAATGCAGTGGAGGCATGCCAAAGGCAGACCCAGGGAACGCCCTCCATCACCATCAACATCGGACAGGCCGGCGAATCCATGATTGCCCTGTCCATACAGAACACCTATTCCCATCTCATACGTATGAAGGACGGACGTTTTCTTTCATCCAAACGGGAGGACATGGGCACCGGTACTACCTCTGTGCGTTATCTGGTGGAACGGTATCACGGCATACTGAAATTCGATTACAGCAACGGAATATTCGAGGCATCCCTGCTTCTGAACCCAGCCATGAAATAG
- a CDS encoding small, acid-soluble spore protein, alpha/beta type, whose product MGKSKKNEAFDPHNLSAQDQLKFEIAQELGLDAKVMEGGWRSLTAKESGKIGGLITKRKRELKKEALQQE is encoded by the coding sequence ATGGGAAAGTCTAAGAAGAATGAGGCATTTGATCCTCATAATCTGAGTGCGCAGGACCAGCTTAAATTTGAGATTGCCCAGGAACTGGGGTTGGACGCAAAGGTCATGGAGGGAGGATGGAGGAGCCTGACAGCCAAGGAAAGCGGCAAGATAGGAGGCCTTATCACAAAGCGCAAACGGGAACTTAAGAAAGAGGCATTGCAGCAGGAATAA
- a CDS encoding cobalt-precorrin 5A hydrolase yields MKIGMICFTARGTAICRLLCRRFRDTGTECTGYVPQRFWKPEWEAEGIKPQDKSLSEWTGSMFGQKRALVFIGAAGIAVRAIAPFVRDKMTDPPVVAVDEAGHFCIPLLSGHVGGANELAERMACWLQGIPVITTATDINGIFAVDVFAARRGLCITDRKKAKEISAWLLDGGKVGFFCDSECRRAEGASGAGTTKNGSSGRGAENVGDGTEGICRHNICMNSVCRHNIWITFRNSERPSHSPDREAVFLRLVPKVAVVGVGCRKGTPPDILEGCVLEALERGGIDPAAVKALSTIDIKAGEEAVTRLARRYGWELRTFTSRELLAVEGEFQESDFVRSAVGVGNVCERSCTARGGRLLIHKQAGKGVTVAAAIEPVAGKLDIEKCSWI; encoded by the coding sequence ATGAAGATAGGTATGATTTGTTTTACGGCAAGAGGCACTGCAATATGCCGCCTTCTGTGCCGCCGGTTCAGGGATACAGGGACAGAGTGCACGGGATATGTGCCGCAGCGCTTCTGGAAGCCGGAATGGGAGGCGGAGGGAATCAAGCCTCAGGACAAGTCCCTTTCGGAATGGACCGGATCCATGTTTGGACAGAAGAGGGCGCTGGTGTTTATCGGGGCGGCCGGCATTGCAGTCAGGGCCATTGCGCCCTTTGTCCGGGATAAGATGACAGATCCCCCTGTGGTGGCGGTTGACGAAGCCGGGCATTTCTGCATCCCCCTGCTGTCAGGACATGTGGGAGGTGCAAATGAGCTGGCTGAAAGAATGGCGTGCTGGCTTCAGGGAATACCGGTCATAACCACTGCCACGGATATCAATGGCATCTTTGCGGTGGATGTCTTTGCGGCCCGAAGGGGCCTTTGTATAACAGACAGAAAAAAGGCCAAAGAAATTTCTGCCTGGCTGCTGGATGGCGGGAAGGTGGGATTTTTCTGCGATTCGGAGTGCCGCAGGGCGGAGGGCGCGTCTGGAGCCGGAACCACAAAAAACGGGAGTTCAGGCAGAGGAGCAGAGAACGTTGGGGATGGTACTGAGGGCATATGCAGGCATAATATATGTATGAACAGCGTGTGCAGGCATAACATATGGATCACATTCCGAAACAGTGAAAGGCCCTCCCATTCTCCGGACAGGGAAGCGGTCTTTCTCCGCCTGGTTCCAAAGGTGGCAGTGGTAGGGGTGGGATGCAGGAAGGGAACCCCGCCGGATATCCTGGAAGGCTGTGTCCTGGAAGCGCTGGAAAGAGGAGGCATTGACCCGGCGGCGGTAAAGGCATTATCCACCATAGACATAAAGGCAGGGGAAGAGGCGGTAACCAGGCTGGCCCGCAGGTACGGGTGGGAGCTGCGTACATTTACATCCAGGGAGCTGCTGGCTGTGGAAGGAGAGTTTCAGGAATCTGATTTTGTAAGATCCGCAGTGGGTGTGGGCAATGTCTGCGAAAGGTCCTGTACAGCCAGGGGAGGAAGACTTTTAATACATAAGCAGGCCGGAAAAGGGGTGACGGTGGCGGCAGCCATAGAGCCGGTTGCAGGGAAATTAGACATTGAGAAATGCAGTTGGATATGA